In the Drosophila virilis strain 15010-1051.87 chromosome 4, Dvir_AGI_RSII-ME, whole genome shotgun sequence genome, ACCCTCGACCACTGGGAAATTATTAAAGCCAgcaaaaagagcaaaaaaaaacaatgctaCAAGagcttttattgatttttatgctAAATTGCCGTCTGCATGTTTGCAGTTAAAATCTTTTTCAAAGATGGTTCAGGAATAGAAGAGCCTGGCAAAGGACTCGACTGTATatcctgttgttgctgttgttcttgtggaAGGTTCGCAAGGTTAGGGTTGAAACGCAAACATAAGGTTAACATATGTTCACTGGAAGAgcgcgagagagcgagagagagagagagagagagtgcttAGAGCTTTCATGGAAAATGcaagaaaatgaaatgcatgaaaaataaaatcaataaataaagtaaaataaaataaaataaaattaaataaatagcataTGCAGCctaaatatatgttaattatGGCTAcctataatttgtttattaattgaaaattcttTTTTGAACAACTAAAGCTCGACCCTTACAGCTGATTGTAAAAGCTTGGGAGCTTTGGCTTTTAAGGGTTGCTGTTTGCGagttttcttttgcattttcCATTGGTTTACATTCGGGCCAACAAGCTGAGctggcttgttgttgttttcgctttTCAAAATTAGcaaataattacaaattgaaattcaaaagGCGTtcaaaaattttttaataattgccCAAGCTTTGTTTAACTTCAAGTGCCGTTTGGGCAgttgagcaaaaaaaaaaaaaaagaaactacgcaagttttgtgcttgtgcgaaaaaaatcaataagcgTGTAAAATTTGTAAACACGCCAAGCCCCCCGTAAAAACCCAACGCCGCCCCCACCCCCACCAAGCCAGTGAGCTGTGTCCAACAAGAGATCGAGCTAGAGGctaaccacaacaacagctgcaacatgATGCTgcccctgctcctgctgctcctcgtcgttgtggcagctgttgctcaGCCAGAGCTGGCGCCAGCGCcaactgccacgcccagcgcCAGGCATCGTCTGGCCAAGCGCATGGATCTGGAGGTGTGCATCGGTCACTTCGATGTGCACAAGAACACAATTATACGCACGGGTGAATCGCAGGCGATTGGCGGCAAATATCTGCAGGGCCTGGAGCTGGACACGCTGGAGGAGTGCGAACGTCTCTGCTGCGAAACGGATGCCTGCGATGTGTACATCTTTGAGCGCAAGGCCGGCGGCTATTGCTATCTGTTCGAGTGCGGTCCGCCCGAGAATTTCCACTGCAAGTTCACGCGGCATGCCAACTACACGAGCGCCGTGCTCACGCCTCAGGTGCGCAACGCCATGGATGTGGTGGCCAGCACGCCGCGACCCCAGCTGCCGCACATACCCAGCAACAATATATCGCAGCAGGAATGGGAGCTCAGCAATCTGAAGCTCAGGCCGGACAAGCCACCCATTGTGGCCATGCCCACAGCGGGCGTGGTCCAGTCACCAGCTGCGCCAACGCCAGCTCAAAGcggtacgcacacacacacacacacacacacacacagacgctatgctaatttattcattttccattttcaattaTCGCAGCGCCCGTCGCGCACTGCGGACGCTTTCAGTTCAGCTGCCATTCGGGCGAGTGCATTGCCGTTTACAATGCCTGCGATGGCATTCCCCAGTGCGAAGATGGCAGCGACGAGGGACCGGAAGTAAGTTGAATcgagcaacacacacacacacacacacacagactcaaTTTCAATTGCTGACCAACTTTTCAGTGCAATGCCGTTGCAACAAAGGccagcgccaacaacaacaatgttgaGCAATATCAGCCTGTGCCGCCCATacagcagcaattgctgcCAGCGcagcaaccacagcaacagcaacaacagcagcagcagcaacagcagcagcaacaacagctgcagcagcaacatgttaTTGTGCTGGGACCACCACCGCCACCTCCTCCACCGCCGCCCATGGTCAACAATCGTGAGGATGCGACCGCTTGGGCTAATCGCAAAATGATTGCTGagtcacagcaacaacaacagcaacagcaacagcagcagcagcagcaacagcaacagcctcAAGCGCCAGGCGAGATTCTGAGTACGGGTAAATATGAGTCTTAATTGTGAAAGCCTTACTGCATTTCAAATGAAAGCAGATTACAAAAGTCTGAATATCAGATTACAACTAGAAAACATTAGAATAAAATCTATCAActatcaacaacaatttaaagagCGAGGCCAACACAGAGCTCTAGCAATTGGCTGGGTAAGCCCACACTCTGCTTAAATACCCTgtgattttgaaaatatgcaacttaaacatattttgccAAAAATTTGGCAGCAAATGTTGAGCTATAGATAGGGGACACACTTTGTCTAACGTTTCTTGTCTAATTTTTAATGATAGtaaaaaagttgtttataaagaaacacaaaaaaaattgagtaAACAGCTCTAAGCATCAGACAGGTATAGGGTATTAAACTGTCATTGAAAATTGGACAAGAAAcgtttataatattaaatatattatattatatatatattaaatatgcattacTTTATAATTCATTGataatcaatcaattagtcagtcaatcaatttgacattaagtcaacaaaaaaaagatttcGAATTTATCCAAGTACGGGATACATCCGAGTCTTGTTAATTATAAGAAACTGTATTTATGGCAAGTTATCTCCTTGAAAGCCTCTCGTTCGATCCCTTTTGAGCTTTACATATGGAAagtttatagggtatttggAAGTTGCTATAACATAACTAACttagctacaaaaaaaaaaaatctaattgCGGGCAAACACGTAATTATTTTCACGTATTTCTCAATTCCCGCTTGACAACTTGGTCGTAGGCATCCCCTTGGGTGCAGCTGGGCCTCCTCTTGGCAAACACCACAAGGTGAGGCCCAAAAGAGTCTAGAAAATATTCTGTGCGGCAGCTGTaccaaagcaaataaatgaaatgttgtCGCCGGAATTGCTATttacaataatatttacaaaaaatatgaacaatTAATTTCCAAAGACGACCTTTTTTCTATCCTGTAAATCTTTCAATTTAAAGCATGTTAAGGGCTGGCTAACAAGCTTTAAGAAAACTACAGGAAAAttatgcaataaatatttataactaaatataatttgaaacTTGCTGCTCTTGTGTAGGTTTAGCACATAAATTGCACAGCCAAAGAGCACGCAACCGcatccagctccagctgctgctcccgaTGACCAGGCCAGAGTCTGGCCAATTGAGTAGTTGCTGGGAAAATGGCAATTACCCATCAGTTTTCATTGTTGTAATGGGAGCCACGCCGCTCCGAATTGATTTACGactgtgttggtgtgtgttgTTTTGGTGTCGTTGTCTACTTgtaattaattcaattagctGTGCGTTTAACCATTCGCTTCCTCAACAGATGAGCAGCTCAACAGTCACATATTCAATCACAAAGGCGgcctgcaactgcaacagcagggCCTGGGGCAGGgccaggggcaggggcaggcgCAGGTTCAGGGCCAGCCACCTCTGCCGCagccagcgccagcagcacaGCTCCAATTGCCGACAGCGTCTGGCTCTTTGTATGGCATGTCGCTGCCACGCACCGGCATTTACCAGacgccacaacaacaacaaccttcAGTTCTGAGCGTGCCACAACAGACGCCTCTTGTTAACTGGCCACAAGTCGCGGCGCCGCCAGCTCAAATTGccgtgcaacagcagcaacagttacagccgcagcagcagcaaaacagCCACGCCTACataactgcagcagcagcagcacgcccACCAGTTGCCCCACAGCAAGCCATGTTGCCTGTGTTGAATGCAGCGCCAACGCTGGACAAGAATCAGCCAACTGATGAGGAATACGATGAGTACGACGAGGACAAGTCCACAGAGCCGCCCAAGAAGGTGAGTTTTATATTACGCTCCACTGGAGTTCCTAACTCAGCAGATCCCATCCCACAGAAACAGCGCAAGCACAAGAAGACCAAGcccaagagcagcagcagcaaggatCCCATTGAGCTGGCGCTGGAGCAAAACAAACAGCCGCAGCAAAAATTGCCGCCGCCTGCCATGCCCATGCCGGTTGGACCCGTGCACGAGCAATACAAAATGATACACGACAATCTGGCGCTGGAGTTTCGTGATCATGATGGTCACTCGGAGCGTCCCGGCGGCGCAGTGCTCTCCCTGACGCTGGGTCTGCTGGTGACCGCGGCGCTGGCCATACTCATTGGCTGTCGGATGCGCACGGTGAGTCGGCGGGCACGTCGCATGGGCGGCAAGACGCCCTATTCCCAGGAGGCGGACTTCCTCGTCAATGGCATGTATCTATAAGGCATAGTCTGTCCTTCGTAGTAAAcacatccatatatatatataaataccgTTTTGTGTGCCAGTCTCGCGTGGGTTGGGGGCTTTGGACATGTGCCACATGCATCCAAATTAGTGAATTGAAATTAATgtcaaacatattttatataaacaattatatacaaacataacgaataaaacataatttaaaataaacaaaatattgccGAAaacttaaatacaaaaaatctGACTTAGAGGAAAGTGTTCTTTAAGCTGGCGAAGATGCATTGGTTCCTCTTCAAAATGgtcaaattttttatatttttgaattttttatataatattgatGGGATATTGATGTATGATTTATATGAGTTTTGTCAAAGTATctcaaacaaaacaacaaatgattcaaaagaaaaacagctTTAAGATTGGctcaaacaaaaacagaatgATGAACATTATTCAGGAAGCCTAAATAAGCATTATTGCTttcttttctatatttttttagccatgttgcaaaatgtaaattgaTATCATTATTTTTAGCCATGACAAATAAAACtgacaaaaattattaaattaatagacTTAACAAATTTGTCATAATTTAAAAGGTTACGCAGTTCCTTGTTGAGTTTTATTTTCAGGCGCAAGTGCTCTCAATTCTCATTTTCGTTTCTTTTATTGCTCCAAAATTGATTATAgagttttattaatttttgaacaataaaacaaaattaatgaaaaattaattattaactgGTTATTGTGTTTTCATATGACAACTTATAATAATTAGGGTCCCTGATATAAACACATCTCCCATTTAAGACATGGCGCTTCACATCTTTAAATAGTTAcctttatttcgtttttaatcaattttctGTTGCTCATAAacttattgtttatattttcgcattttcttatattttctctCGAGTCTttaaaactacaaaataataggaagtttttgttttgttttctctttttcttttttcattagTTTGTTATAAATTTTGCAATTCGTTTAAAATACCACGCAAATTTCATGATTTTCATATTGATGCTCGCATTTTTTGTTCTTTccttttattaataatacacAATTTTTACAGCACGAGAATGGCCAAAGAACAATTTTGACGCTTACAGATATCACATTAAAACATAAACTaaatcaaattgtttataaaataacaaaaaaggtttttctttgcaatttggAAAAAATTGTGTCTTACATTGTTTGTTGAAatgtattgttatttcgtttttacaTTGAgtcttttttatgttttgtcaAGAAttcttagttgttgttgttgttgttgcggccaTTTATAATCGaaaatttgctcaaaattaCGAAATTTGCTGCCCTGAcgatttgttatttgtttcgtttgtgttaataagtatatttactaaaataggctttgtttgttgttaattgtttAGCTCCATTTTTACTTAACACTGTACAGATACTCGTAATGTaaactaattttatttataattatttatttatttatgtggtTGATTAGTAAATATGCCAATGTGAAGTTGAATGATGTGTTGATTATGGTTCAATATATTCAGTGTTTCCTTTTGTTTcaattgatttcttttttttttttttttgtatttctgtGTTGCTTCACAATCAAACGAAATTTTGAACACGCAACTTACAAGTggttaaaattgtttttacacTTTTTCTGCTCGTATAAACAATTATACATATCTCTCAaacttgtttgtgtgtgtttagcgTATTGATAAAGTTACAATTACagaaagaattttttttgttgctttttttttttttgttgaatggGATACGTTTtaactattgttgttgtttcctgTTGTTGTGTTATGTTGTTAAGTTAATAGTTAGCGtactttaatatatttatttataatttgcgaattttcgttttttgctGCAGCGTGTGGTACGTGTATAATGCTAGGACTTGCGCATCATGTTGCGTACCTGCGAAAAGAGTCGAGAATTAGGTTGGTTCAAAATGTTTCTAACTGTTTCCACTCACCGCTTTGTCCAGAGACGCGCAATTCGATCGTGCTCCTCTCGATTCTGCAAATATTGCGTGGCAATGCTGCCAACCAAAGGATCAGCTGAAAGCACCAAAATCAATTCATATAGAGATTGGAGAAAATACATGTATGAATTGTATACGCACCAGGATTACAATCTGTGAGCAGGGAACAAATCGAGAGTAAAACTTTTGATATGGTCAGCGCCGGCGACCAATTGTCCTTTAATATGTCCAGACAAATGACGCCCTGGCTATTGATATTGCAGTGATAGATGCGAGTGCGAAATGTGACTTTGGGCGGTTTAAATGGATACTCGGGCGAAAAGTGTATGTCCAGGAAGAATACGCCGCCCTCGTAGACAGAACCAGGCGGTCCCAATATGGTCGACACCCATTCATACAGATTATCGCCCTTGGGACCAGCACTGCAATTGGGCGGCGGATCCAATGTGATTTCGGCCAATTCCTTTTGTATGCGCTTGGCCGAGGTCCCCAGCGCTTTGGATATTCTGGGCGTTGACTTCGTATCCTTGCGTGGCTCATCGCTGGTTGCAGTCGCCGTCGAATTATTGCTTCCCGAGGCAGCATTGGCGGCCGCACTGCCGCCATTCGTATTGGCGCCGCCACGACCGCGTGCTGGTGTGCCGGCGGTTGTGGTCTGGTTGCTGGAGGCAGTGCTGCTCGAGGAACTGGCGCTGGATGTGGCCGCAACGCTGGAGCTGGTG is a window encoding:
- the LOC6629235 gene encoding uncharacterized protein isoform X2 — protein: MMLPLLLLLLVVVAAVAQPELAPAPTATPSARHRLAKRMDLEVCIGHFDVHKNTIIRTGESQAIGGKYLQGLELDTLEECERLCCETDACDVYIFERKAGGYCYLFECGPPENFHCKFTRHANYTSAVLTPQVRNAMDVVASTPRPQLPHIPSNNISQQEWELSNLKLRPDKPPIVAMPTAGVVQSPAAPTPAQSAPVAHCGRFQFSCHSGECIAVYNACDGIPQCEDGSDEGPECNAVATKASANNNNVEQYQPVPPIQQQLLPAQQPQQQQQQQQQQQQQQQQLQQQHVIVLGPPPPPPPPPPMVNNREDATAWANRKMIAESQQQQQQQQQQQQQQQQQPQAPGEILNEQLNSHIFNHKGGLQLQQQGLGQGQGQGQAQVQGQPPLPQPAPAAQLQLPTASGSLYGMSLPRTGIYQTPQQQQPSVLSVPQQTPLVNWPQVAAPPAQIAVQQQQQLQPQQQQNSHAYITAAAAARPPVAPQQAMLPVLNAAPTLDKNQPTDEEYDEYDEDKSTEPPKKKQRKHKKTKPKSSSSKDPIELALEQNKQPQQKLPPPAMPMPVGPVHEQYKMIHDNLALEFRDHDGHSERPGGAVLSLTLGLLVTAALAILIGCRMRTVSRRARRMGGKTPYSQEADFLVNGMYL
- the LOC6629235 gene encoding uncharacterized protein isoform X1, whose amino-acid sequence is MMLPLLLLLLVVVAAVAQPELAPAPTATPSARHRLAKRMDLEVCIGHFDVHKNTIIRTGESQAIGGKYLQGLELDTLEECERLCCETDACDVYIFERKAGGYCYLFECGPPENFHCKFTRHANYTSAVLTPQVRNAMDVVASTPRPQLPHIPSNNISQQEWELSNLKLRPDKPPIVAMPTAGVVQSPAAPTPAQSAPVAHCGRFQFSCHSGECIAVYNACDGIPQCEDGSDEGPECNAVATKASANNNNVEQYQPVPPIQQQLLPAQQPQQQQQQQQQQQQQQQQLQQQHVIVLGPPPPPPPPPPMVNNREDATAWANRKMIAESQQQQQQQQQQQQQQQQQPQAPGEILSTDEQLNSHIFNHKGGLQLQQQGLGQGQGQGQAQVQGQPPLPQPAPAAQLQLPTASGSLYGMSLPRTGIYQTPQQQQPSVLSVPQQTPLVNWPQVAAPPAQIAVQQQQQLQPQQQQNSHAYITAAAAARPPVAPQQAMLPVLNAAPTLDKNQPTDEEYDEYDEDKSTEPPKKKQRKHKKTKPKSSSSKDPIELALEQNKQPQQKLPPPAMPMPVGPVHEQYKMIHDNLALEFRDHDGHSERPGGAVLSLTLGLLVTAALAILIGCRMRTVSRRARRMGGKTPYSQEADFLVNGMYL
- the Ubc2 gene encoding ubiquitin-conjugating enzyme E2-24 kDa — encoded protein: MSSTPAAASGAGSSATSSSVAATSSASSSSSTASSNQTTTAGTPARGRGGANTNGGSAAANAASGSNNSTATATSDEPRKDTKSTPRISKALGTSAKRIQKELAEITLDPPPNCSAGPKGDNLYEWVSTILGPPGSVYEGGVFFLDIHFSPEYPFKPPKVTFRTRIYHCNINSQGVICLDILKDNWSPALTISKVLLSICSLLTDCNPADPLVGSIATQYLQNREEHDRIARLWTKRYAT